In Desulfovibrio sp., the sequence GCTGGAAGGAGCGTTTTTCACCCGGCATATCGCAAGCGGAAACCCCACCAGCATCTATTCCGGCCCAACCCGCGTCACCGCAGAGGGCCGGTTGATAGCCCTGAGGACCGTCCGTCCGTCCGGCATGCTCCTTGACAAGTACCTGGTGGTCACCTGCTCCAGGAGCTTGAGCGTCATCTTTGCCGGATGGCGCTGGGACCTCTACAGGATCGGAGGCTCTTATCTGGTGCTGGTGTTGCTTGGCTGCTGGGGGATGTATGCCTACCAACGGCGTCAGCGTGAGTTCGCCAAACACGAGGAGCTGTCGGCCGTAAAACTCCAGATGGCCCTGGACGCGGCCAAGGCCGGGATTTGGGAGTGGAACCTCAAAACCAACGAGAACCGGTGGTCGGACCAGCTCTGGGGTCTCTACGGCCTCAAGCACGGCGATGATGAACCGTCGTACGACAAATGGCAGTCCACCATCCATCCCTCGGACAGGGAGAGGGTCTGCTCCGAGGTTTCCACCGCAGCTGCAACAGGCAGCAACATCGTCATCGAATGGAAGGTGAATCTGCCTGACAACCAGATCCGCTGGCTCACCTCCCAGGGCAGCCCGGAATACGGCCAGGACGGCAATATAACCCGCTACCGGGGCGTGGTGATGGACATCACGGAGCGCAAGCGGATGGAGAGCACGCTGTCGCAGAGCCGCCGCGACCTGCGGGCCGTCCTTGACAACATGCCGTCCATGATCGGCTCCTGGGACAAAAACTTGCGCAACCGGTTCGCCAACCACGCCTATTATACATGGTTCGGTATCGACCCGGAGACAATACCGGGTATGCACATTCGAGACGTGATAGGAGAGGAGCGCTACCACCTCAACCTCCCCTATATCGAGGGCGTGCTCGCAGGGGTGCCCCAAGTGTTCGAGCGCGCCATCCCGACTCCCGATGGTACGAGCGTGTTGCATTCCCTGGCTCATTACATCCCAGATATCGTTGACGGCCAGGTGCTGGGCTTCTACGCCCTGATAACCGACATCACCACCGTCAAGCAGGCCGAGGAGGCCATGGCCGCCTCCCTCAAGGAAAAGGAGGTCCTGCTTCGGGAAATCCACCACCGGGTGAAAAACAACCTCCAGATCGTCTCAAGCCTGTTAAGCCTCCAATCGCAGGGGGGGAGGGCCGCCTCCGTCCAGGACGTCCTTACCGAGAGCAAGGGGCGGATCATGTCCATGGCGCTTATCCATGAACAGCTCTACAGCTCGCACGATTTGTCCCAGATACAGGTGGATGTGTATCTCAGTCAGCTCCTTCCCAGACTTCTGACGACCTATAGCGGGAAGAAGGATATCTCGCTTGATCTCGAATTCTCTCCCATCGCACTCACACTCGACCAATCCATTCCCTTCGGGCTGATAGTAAACGAGCTGGTCACCAACGCGCTCAAGCACGGATTCATCGGCAGGGATGCAGGCACGATACGCGTTTCGACCTCCGTTGCGGAGGGTGCCGTGGCCATCGTGGTCGAAGATGACGGCGTGGGCCTGCCCGAAGGCTTTTGCCTGGAAGCTGTGGAAACGCTCGGCCTTCAGCTGGTTGTTATTCTCACCGACCAGCTTCACGGAAAGCTCGCCATCGAGTCCGCCTCGGGAACCACCTTCCTTCTGCAATTTCCCCTGCGCGCCCAGGGGCAGTAGCGTCTTACGGGACAAACGAACCCTTGTGGACAGCTGCCGGGGCTTTTGCGCCCTGGAATCAACCGGAGAGTCATCGCGCGCTTCGCTCAACGCGGCCTGAAGCAGGGCTTCCTTCAACCCCGCCCCCCCGTATCCCCGCCAACAGTTAGCCCCCCTTATGAACCCAGGCGGGCGCTTGATCGCGATGCCTATTGCCAACATATTCTATAATGGATAAAGGCTGGGCAACTCCTCGATTAGATTCACGATGGGCGCCGAAAATTCGGCAAAGACGTTCCCATGGAAGAGGCCATGCCAATGTCTACAGTCCCCATCGCTGAACTCCAGATCGGCTCGATTCTCTCAGCCGACGTCAAGTCCAAGCAGGGGCGGCTGCTTCTGGTGGCCGGGACCAGGCTCGAAGAGCGGCACATCAAGATTCTCAAGACCTGGGGCGTGTACGAGGCCCCGGTGAACGGCGCGGAAACCGGGCAGGAAGAGCCCCGGACCGTCCAGTCCTCCCAGGCGCAGCAGCCTCCCCAGGCCCCCCAGGCTTCACCATCCCCCCAGGAGCCCAAGGTCGACATCTCCGTGTCGGACAAGGCCTGCCTGGCCTATTCCCAGTGCCGTTTCCTGCTCAGCAAGAATCCCGGCCCCATCGACAAGCTGCTCATGCGGCGCCATTTCCTCAAGACCAAGGAGCGCGTGGACTCGGGGCAGGTGAGGCTCAAGGAACTCACGTTCGCCAAGTGCGTGGCAGCGGCCGAACTGCCCAAAATGGCAGCCCTCGACCCGGACAGGATCATCTCCGGCAACACCCAGCTGGCTTCGCCGCCGCATGTGTTCCGCGAAATCATAAAGGCCTTGCAGGACCCCAAGTCCTCCGTGTCCTACCTGGCCGACGTTATCGCCAAGGACCCGGCCCTGACCGCCAGACTTCTGCGCATAGTCAACTCCCCGTTCTACGGCCAGACCCAGAAGATCGACACCCCGGCCCGGGCGCTGCTTATCCTCGGCGCCAAGAAGCTCACCTCGCTGGCCGCGGGCATCGCCATCATGAGCGTGTTCGAGGGCATCCCCCAGTCCGTTGTCAACATGGAGCTCTTCTGGAAGCATTCCTTAAGCTGCGGCGTGGTCTGCAAGCTTCTGGCGCTGCAGGTGGAGCCGGAGCTTGAGGATTCGCTCTTTCTGGCCGGCATGCTCCACGACATCGGCAAGCTGGTGATGCTAAAAGACCATGCCAAGCACGCCGCCCTGGTGCTTTCGGCCTCCCGCCAACTGGCCAAGCCCTCCTATGAAATCGAAAAGGCCGTGTGGGGCTTCACCCACGCCGACATCGGGGCCCGCCTGGCCGAACAGTGGAATTTCCCCACCAGCCTGGTGAACGCCATCCGCTTCCACCACTCGCATTCCTCGGCCGCGGACCACCACGAGAGCGATTTCGTGCACCTGGCCGACCACGTCGCTTGCGCCATGGAAATAGGCTCAAGCGGGGCCTGGCTCTTTCCGCCCCTCCTGCACGTGCGTCTGGGCCGCCACGCCCCGTCGCTCAATCTCCTGAAGGCCATCCTGCCCATGGCCGAACAGCAGACGGAAGAGATAGTGGGGTTGTTCCTCTTATGAGCGCAAAGCACCTGGACCAGTGCGCGAGCACGCTCATAAAAAGCCGCGTCCAGCATCTGGAGTGGCTGGCCAAGAACACCTTCGAGGCGCTGCAGGTTGCAGCTTCCATGAACAACTTAAATGCCAGCGTCAGCACCTTCAAATCGCCCGTGACCATCCTTCAGGCCGCGACCACCCGGTTGAAGGAGCTCATCACCTTCGACAGCTACGCCTTCTTCCTTGCCGACAAAGACTCCGACCTCCCTCTCGCCTTGTGTGAACCAGCAGAGAATGCTGGTTTTTTCAAGGGAGAACTGGACAGGTTGATAGACGACGGCACCATCCCGGACGTGCTGAACAACAAGGGCCCGCTGTTCAAGGTGAAGCCCAAAAGAAACGGCAGCTACCTTCTGCACAGCGTTGCCACCACGTCGCGCATCAGGGGCCTTTACATCGGCGACGTGGGTAATCGCAGAAAGCACATCCAGGACATATCGCTCTTTAGCCTCACAATAGTCTTAAACGCCACGGCCAGCCTTCTGGAAAGCTACGAGCTCTACAAGATGCTGCGCCAGGCCAATACGAAGCTCAAGAAAAAGATAACCAACCTGCGAAAGGAAGTGGCGCTCCGAAAGAAGACCGAGTCTTCGCTTGTGCAGTCGCAGCGGATGCTGAACCTGGTCATGGACAACATTCCGCAAAGCGTCTTCTGGAAGGGCACGGACCTCTGCTACCTTGGCTGCAACAAGAACTTCGCCGCCAGCGTTGGCTATGGCGATCCCTCAGGCGTTATCGGCAAAACTGACCAGGATCTCCCCTTCAAGCCCGAGGAGGCGGCCCGCTTCCAGGCGTCCGACAAGCGGGTGATCCGGGAAAACCGTTGCGAGCTGGACATCCAGGAGCCCGTCACCCTGGCGGACACGAGCACGCGCTGGCTGGAGACCAACCGGGTTCCCATGCACGACGGGCAGGGCAGAGTGATAGGGGTTCTGGGCACCTCCCACGACATCACCGAGCGCAAGGCCTATGACGACCAGCTCTCCCACCTGGCCCTGCACGACGCCCTGACCGGCCTGCCCAACCGGGTGCTCTTTTTCGAGCGGCTCTCCTGGGCCATGTCTCGCAGCAAGCGCAACACCCAGACTCGCTCCTGTGTGCTGCTCATGGACATGGACCGGTTCAAGCAGATCAACGACGCCCACGGCCACCTGCTTGGCGACAGGCTCTTGGTGGAACTCAGCAAGCGCATCTCGCGCTGCCTGCGCGAATCGGACATCCTCTCGCGCCTGGGCGGCGACGAATTCACCATCATGATCGAAGACATCGCCAGGGACGAAGACTACACGGCCATAGTCGAGCGCATAGTGGTTGAAATTGAAAAGCCGTTCAACATCCTGGGCAGGGTGGTGTACACGTCGGTGAGCATCGGAGTGGTGGAGGACATCGCCAAGTACACCAATCCCGAGGACATCCTGCGCGACGCGGACATCGCCATGTACGCGGCCAAGGGATTCGGCGGGCGCAGGGTCGAAGTGTACAAGGAGTCCATGCACGAGAGCGTGATACGCGTTACGGAAATGGAGCACGACCTGCACTACGGGTTCGACCACAACGAGTTCTCGGTGGTGTACCAGCCCATCTTCTCCATCCCCGAGCACACGTTGCGCGGGTTCGAGGTGCTGGCCCGCTGGACCCACTCCAAGTTAGGCCCCATCGGACCGGACGTGTTCATCCCCCTGGCCGAGAAGACCGGGCTGATCCTTGAACTGGGCGCGTTCGTTCTGCACAAGGCCTGCACGGACTTCAGCCGGTGGCGGGCCCAGTTCCCCGAGCAGTCCAAGGGGCTCTACCTGTCCATCAACCTCTCGGCCCGCCAGCTCTCCAACCCCGATCTGGTGGCGGAGATCAAGGGCATCCTTGCGGCCAACGACATCCCGCCGGAGCTCATAAACTTAGAAATCACCGAATCCATGGTCATGCAGGACCCGGACAACGCGCTGGCCATCCTGCGCCACTTAAAGCAGCTGGGTGTGGGCATCTTCCTGGACGATTTCGGGACAGGCTATTCCTCCCTGTCGCACCTGCAGAAGTTCCCCATCGACACCTTAAAGATCGACAAGAGCTTCATCTTCAACCTGTCTGGCGGCAAAAGCATGGAGAGCACGGCCATCGTCCGCTCCATCCTGGCCCTGGGCGGCAGCCTGGGCATGCAGGTGGTGGCTGAAGGCATAGAGAACATTTCCCAGCGCGATTCGCTCGTGGAACTGGGCTGCACCACCGGGCAGGGGTATCTCATGTCACGCCCCCTGCCGGCCGAGAAGGTGGTGTCCCACATGGCCGACATGTGAGGGGGCGGCGCTCCCCCTTGCCGGTATACCCTGATTGATCAATTCCCCCTTTCGGATTTCTCCCTGCCGGACGCTCTCATTGGCGATATAGCAAAACGCCATTGCGCATCTTTTCAGCATAGCATGCTTTCCGCCTGCCGGTCGCCTGTTCGATCTCTCTGACAAATATCCAACAATAAAACGGTATGTTAACCGTGAACAACAGTGGCTTTTCTGTGTGGAAAATGAGCGGCCAGGAAGCCATTGACAGATTTTTACGATATTGTATAACCTATAGTTATTTCTGATAGTGAACAATTGAACAATCGGAGTAAGCCATGTGGACTTCTGACCCAGCAAACAAAGGCGCACCAAAGATTGACATTCTACGCCACATGAAAGTTGGCGTGAAGCTGGTCGGCGGTTTCAGCTTGATGGCCTTCATATGCCTCGTTGTCGGCGGAATCGGCGTTTATTCGGTCCAGAACCTGGGAGGCCACGCCCAGGTGATGGGCCTTGTGAAAATGCCAACCCTGAAGAACCTGCACTCTCTCCAGCAATCCGTTGATGAACTCGTTATTTCCCAGCGGACCCTCCTCGTCCCAGACCTGGACAAGAATGTCGCGGCGGAACAGCTCAAGCGGGCCCAGGACGCCAGCGAGAATAACGCCAAGGCAATGGCCGAGCTTAACAAGCTGGCCCCGGAGGCCTCGGTTCAGAAGCAGTGGGAGCCCCTAAAGCAGTCCTTTGCCGCCGTGCAGAGCGCCAATGCCCAGTATCTGGCGGCAGTGAAGGAAAACAACCGGGCAAAGATGACTGAGCTGGCTTTCGGTATTTGCCGCGAGAGCCTTGGGAAGACCCAGGAGCTGCTGACGAGCCTCGTGAAAACCGTGAACAGCGACGTGGACACCGAGGCGCGCATCGCCCACGACAAGTCGAACAACATGCTGTGGGTCACGCTGGCCAGCATGGTCCTTGGCGCTGGTCTTGCCTTCTTCACCGGCATCCATGTGGCCTGGGATTCGGTACGGCCGCTTCGCAAACTGGTCCACTTTTCCAATGCAGTGGCCGGCGGCAAGCTGGACGAGCAGCTTAAGATCACCCGGCGCGACGATTTCGGCCAGCTGGCCGATGGATTGCGCTCAATGCTCAAGGCCTTAAACGACCAGATCGCCGACGCGCACTCCAAGGCCGCCCAGGCGGACGCGGAGTCCAAGCGGGCAAAGGATGCCTCGGACGGGGCTCACGCGGCCAAAGCAGAAGCCGAACGCGCCGCCCAGAGCATCAGCCAGACGGCCATGGAGCTTGAAAAGATCGTCGGCGTGGTGAAGGAGGCTTCCGAGGAGCTCCATTCCCAGGTGGAGTTGGCCAGCCAGGGCGCGGCCGTGCAGTCGGCCCGCGTGGCCGAGACCGCCACGGCAATGAGCGAGATGAACGCCACGGTGCTCGAAGTCGCCCAGAACGCCTCCCTGGCTGTCGAATCCGCCGAGGCCGCCCGCACGAAGGCCGGTGAAGGCTCCCAGGTGGTCACGAAGGTGGTGGACGGCATCTCGGCCTTGCAGCGGGTCTCTATGCGCCTTCAGGAAGACATGGGCAGCCTGGGGCTTCAGGCCGAAGGCATAGGCCGCATCATGAACGTCATCTCCGACATAGCGGACCAGACCAATCTTCTGGCCTTGAACGCGGCCATCGAGGCAGCCCGGGCGGGTGAAGCCGGACGCGGGTTCGCGGTGGTGGCCGACGAGGTCCGCAAGCTGGCCGAGAAGACCATGACCGCCACCAAGGAGGTCGGCGACGCCGTGAGCGGCATCCAATCCGGAACCAAGACGAACCTGGAGAACGTCAAGCTGGCGGTGGAAAATGTCGAGCAGGCCACGGCCCTGGCCGTCAAGAGCGGCGAAGCGCTCGGCGAGATCGTCCACCTGGTGGAGGTCTCCACGGATCAGATCCGCTCCATCGCCACGGCCAGCGAGCAGCAGTCGGCCACCAGCGAAGAGATCAACCGTAACATCGAGGAAATCCACCGCATATCATCCGAGACGGCGGATGCCATGTCCCGGTCCGCCCAGGCCGTGAACGACCTGGCCAGCCAGTCCAACGTGTTGCGCTCCCTGGTGGAGCAGATGAGGCTTCCGGGTTAGCGGCCTGTCTTGTACGGTAGGGCGGGGATTCACAGGAAGGAGACCAGGCAATGCACAAGCAGCTCGCAGGCAAGCGGATTCTCATCCAGGTGGCGGACACCTATGAAGACCTTGAACTCTGGTACCCCAAGCTTCGCATGCTGGAGGCCGGAGCCGAGGTGGTTGTCGCCGGTATCGACCCCTTGCGCCGCGACTACAAAGGAAAAAACGGCTATCCGTGCATTGCCGACGACGCCCTGGCGAACATGCGGGCCGAGGATTTCGACGCGCTTATCATCCCCGGCGGCTTCGCCCCGGACATCATCCGGCGCGACGCCAAGGCCCTCGCCCTCACCAAGGCTTTCTTCGATGCGGGAAAGCTGGTGGCGTTCATCTGCCACGCCGGCTGGGTTCCCATCTCCGCCAAGATCGTCAAAGGCTTTCGGTGCACGGGGTGCATCGCCCTCAAGGATGACCTGGAGAACGCGGGAGCCATCTGGGCGGACGCAAGCGTGGTGGTGGACCGCAACCTGATAAGCAGCCGCCGTCCGGCGGATCTTCCGGACTTCTGCGCGGCCATCATCGATTGGATGACCAGCGCCCACCCCAAGGCCTGACGCCTTTCCCGCACGCCGCGCCTCAACGGTCACCACCGCTTGGAAAACCACCAAGGGCCGCTTCGCCTTTCAGCCCATGCCCCGCGCCGGCTTTCCCGGAACCAAATCCCCACACCCAGAGCGATGAACTGGCATATTTGAACGAAGCCTTGATGGGGCGATGCGGCCCTGATATGTATTAATGTCCGGATTGACGCATGTTCCGGCAGGATTAGTTGTTCAAGGATCATCATCGATGCTAGTGGATACCGGACCGTTTTTACGGCTGCCGCTATTGAATAACGTGTTGCTTCCGTTCACGGCGCATCGGCTCACTGGAGAGCCGTCTGTTCACGGAACGGCTCTGGAGGCCTTGAACCGTGTTGAAGGGTAAAACCATGGCGCTCTCCCATCGATTGCTCATGGTCGTTTTCGTGTTGGCGTTTGCACTTGCCGTGGGCGAAGCCAGGGCGCAAACGCCCAAGAACACACTGGTTATCGGCACGATCAACATGCCGCCGCACAGCGTGGAGGACGGCTCCATGCCGTCCTTTAGCCGCGAACTCTTCAAGAGGATAATGGAGAGCCAGGGCTACTCGGTGGAGATTCGCTTCTACCCTTGGGCCCGCGCCTATGAACTGGGTAAGGCTGGCCTTGTGGACGCCGTCTGGCCTTCCATCCATCTCAAGGAAAGAGAAACCTGGTTCCGGTTCGGCCAGCCGGTGCTCAATACGAATTATGTCCTGATCAAAAGGCGGAATCTGCCCGTGGTATACGGTGGGCTGGAGGACGCAAAACCCTATACAATCGGAACCTTGCGGGGAGGAATCACCGGTTCGCCGCTCGACGGCGCCGCCCCGGGCTATCATGTCGAACCCGGAAACACGTTCGAGCAGAACCTCTTGAAGCTCGATGCCGGGCGGATCGATTTCATGACCAGCGAGCGCTATAATGGCGCGTATCTGCTCAACACGGAGTTCCCCGAACTGAACAGGTCCGTTGAAATGCAATTGCCGCCGATCAGCACGATCGGCTTCTATCTGATGTTCTCCAGCAATGGGACGGATGTGCAGGAAAAGATGGAGGCCTTTGAAAAAGGCCTGAGCGTGATGCGCTCGAATGGAGAACTGGCGCGGTTGCTGGAGCGCTACGGCTACGAGGTGGAGAGAGCGCTGCCCGATTGAAAGAAGGGCCAAGGCGGCCTGGCTTTGGTGAGCCAAGTTTCCAAGAAACCCCGGACCGCTCTCCCAATATGTTGTTCGTCAGGGTATTATTCAATTATTTCACTGAATATCCCGGCAGCTCCCGGCCTTTCCACAAAGCGAAGATGGCCGGGTAGAGCACAAGCTCCAGGATGGTTGAGGTCACCACGCCGCCGATCATGGGCGCGGCGATGCGCTTCATCACGTCCGAGCCTGCGCCTGTGGCGAACATCACGGGCAGAAGACCGGCCAGGATGACGGCCACGGTCATGATCTTCGGGCGTATGCGCTTCACGGCCCCGTGCATCACGGCATCATTTAGGTCCTCGCGGGTTCTCATGAGCCCCTTGTCCTGCCACTCCTTATGCGCCAGCTGCAGGTACAGAAGCATCACCACGCCGGTTTCCGCGTCCAGGCCAGCCAAAGCGATGATCCCCACCCACACCGCGATGCTCAAGTTGTAGCCCAACAGGTACAGAAGCCAGAACGAGCCAACCAGGGAGAAGGGCACGGCCAGCAGCACGATGCAGGTGGCCGGAAGCGATTTTGTGTTGAAGTAGATGAGCAGGAAGATGATGAAGATGGTCAGCGGGATGACCATGGTGAGCCGCTCGTGGGTGCTGACCATGTTCTCGTATTCGCCGCTCCACACCAGCCGGTAGCCTGCGGGCAGTTGCACGTTGGCGGCCACGGCCTTTTTGACGCTGTCCACGTAGCCGCCCACGTCGGTGCCGGTGAAGTCGATGTACACGTAGGCCGTTGGCAGCCCGCCCTCGCTCTTTATCATGGAGGGGCCGTTAGTGACTTTTATGTCCGCCAGTTCGCCCAGCGGCACCTGCAGGATCCTGCGGGGCGCCGGTTGCGAGCCCATCTTCGATTGCCCCTGTTCGCCCGGGGCCCCCACCGGCACCAGCATGGCCTTTATGGTGTCGATGTCCTGGCGCAGGTCGCGCGGGTAGCGCACGTTCACGGGGTAGCGCTCCCGGCCTTCGATGGTGGTGGTGAGGTTTCTCCCCCCCACGGCCGACTCGATTATGTCCTGCACTTCGGCCACGGTAAGGCCGTAGCGGGCGATGGCCAGGCGTTTGACCCGGATGTCCAGGTAGTAGCCGGTGTTCACCTTGTCCGCGAACACGGACAGGGTGTGGGGCACGGTTTTCACCACGCCTTCGAGCTGGGTGCCGATTTTTTCTATGACAGAAAGGTCCGGCCCCAGGATCTTTATGCCCACCGGGGTGCGGATGCCGGTGGAGAGCATGTCCACCCGGGCCTTGATGGGCATGGTGAAGGCGTTCACCACGCCCGGGATGTTGAGGCGATTGTTCAAGTCGTCCTTTAATTTATCCACGGTCATGCCCGGACGCCACTGGGACTCGGGCTTCAGGTTTATGACCGTCTCGAACATCTCCAGGGGCGCCGGGTCCGTGGCTGTTCCTGCCCGCCCGGCCTTGCCGAACACCTGGGCCACCTCGGGCACTTCGGCGATGATTGAGTCCTGCAGCTTAAGGATTCTGGAAGCCTCGGAAATGGCGATGCCGGGCATGGTCACGGGCATGTAGAAGAGCGTGCCCTCGTAGAGTGGCGGCATGAACTCCGAGCCCAGGCGCATGAGCGGCCACACGGACACGGCCATGATGACCACGGCCACGAAGATCACGCCCTTCTTGAAGCGCAGGGCCACGACCACCACGGGATGGTAGAGCGCCCGCAGGACGTGGCTTAAGGGGTTCTTGTCCTCCGGGCGCACCTTGCCCCTAATAAAGAGCGTCATGAGCATGGGGGTCAGGGTGATGGCCAGAAAGGCGGAGAAGAGCATGGCGAAGGTCTTGGTGTAAGCAAGAGGCTTGAAGAGCCGCCCGGCCTGGCCCTGCAGGGTGAACACGGGCAGAAAGCCCACGGTAATAACCAGGAGCGAGAAAAAGAGCGAAGGCCCGACTTCCTGGGCCGCCTCGATTATCACCTGGGCGCGCGAGCCGGGCTGGCCTGCGTGTTCCCAGTCCTCAAGCTTCTTGTGGGCGTTCTCCACCATGATGATGGCCGCGTCCACCATGGCCCCGATGGCGATGGCGATGCCGGACAGGCTCATGATGTTGGAGGTGACCCCCATGTAATACATGCAGATGAACGAGATGACGATGGCCAGGGGCAGGGTGAGGACTATCACCAGGGCGCTCGGCAGATGGAACAAAAACACCACGCACACGGCGCTTACCGCAATGGTGAGCTTTATGATCTCCTCGGTGAGCGTGGAGATGGCCCGGTGGATGAGGTCCGAGCGGTCATACGTCACCTCAAGCGTCACGCCCTCGGGCAAGGACGGCCCGATTTCGGCGATCTTGGCCTTCACCCGGTCGATAACCGAGAGCACGTTCTCGCCGAAGCGCACCACCACGATGCCTCCGGCCACCTCGCCCTGACCGTTCAAGTCCGCCACGCCACGGCGCATCTCCGGCCCGAGGGTCACCGAGGCCACGTCCTTTAAGAATATGGGTGTTCCCCGGTTGTCCGTGCCCACGGCCACATTCTCCAGGTCCGCGGTGCCCTTCACGTAGCCCCGGCCGCGCACCATGTACTCGGCCCCGGACATCTCGATGACCCGGCCCTCCACGTCGTTGTTGCTTAAGCGCACCGCCTCCAGCACCTTCTGCAGGGCCAGGCCGTAGGTGAAGAGCCGGCCAGGATCAACGGTGATCTGGTACTGCTTCACATAGCCGCCGAGCGATGCCACCTCGGACACGCCGGGCACGCTCTCCAGGGCCAGCTTCACGTTCCAGTCCTGCAGGGAGCGAAGTTTGGCCAGGTCGAGCTTTCCGGACTTGTCCACCAATGCGTAGGAGAAGCCCCAGCCAAGGCTTGTGGCGTCCGGGCCAAGCACCGGGTTCACGTCGGCCGGAATCTTGGCCCGTACCGACTGCAGATATTCCAGCACGCGTGAGCGCGCCCAGTAGATGTCCGTGCCTTCCTTGAAGATAACGTAGATGAAAGAGGACCCCAGAAACGAGAAACCGCGCACGGCCGTAACCCCGGGGGCGGCCAGAAGCGAGGTGACGATGGGGTAGGTGACTTGGTCTTCCACCAGGTCCGGGCTTCGCCCGGCCCACTCGGTGTAGATGATCACCTGGGGGTCCGAGAGGTCCGGGATGGCATCCAGCGGAGCGTTTCGCATGGCCCAAGCGCCCCAGGCGCCGAGCACCGCGCACATGAGGATGATTATGAGCCTGTTGCGGCCGGAAAAACCGATGATGTTCTGGATGAGCATGGTGGTGTCCGACGGGCGCTAGTGCTGGTGCCCGGTGCCGCCAGAGCTTTTGAGGCGGGTGTCCGCATCCAGGAGGAAGTTGGCCGAAGCGGCCACCGTGGCCCCCTGGGAAATACCGGAAACGATCTCCACGAAGCCCCCGGAGCGCAGGCCGGTCACCACGTCGCGGGGCTCGAAATTGTTGGGGCTTGATTCGAAGTAGACCACCTTGCGCAGTCCCGTGTCGATGATGGCCGACTCGGGCACGCTCAGGCGGTTGCCCAGGTCGGACCCCATCTGGATCTCGGCGTACATCTCGGGCTTTAATTGCCCCTTGGGGTTGGGCAGCACGAAGCGCACCCGGACGGTGCGGGTGTCGCCCGCGATAACCGGATAGATCTGGGCCACCTTGGCGGTAAGGGGCGGCCCGCCCACGCCGGTCAGGGTGATGAGCGCGGTCTGGCCTTCGCGGAAGTAGGGCAGGTTCTCCTCGTACACGTCGGCCAGCACCCAGACCGTGCTCAGGTCGGCCAGGTCGTAGAGCTTCTCGCCCGGCATCACCCGCATGCCCTGGGTGGCCTGCCGGGAGATCACGTAGCCGGTCACCGGGCTGGCGATGGCGTAGGTTCTGGAAGGCTTTCCGGTCTTCTCCAGGTGCGAGGCCAGGCCCCCGGCGTCCAGAAGCGCCAGGCGCTGCCTGGCTGCCGCCAGCAGATCCCGGCTGTCTGCGGACACAAGGCCTGCGTATTCCCCGGTGGAACCCTCCGGGGTCTTCACGGCGGTATTCTGCCAGCGCAGCATGTTCAGGTATTCGAGCTGTACGGCGTAGACCTCCGGGCTGTAGAGCTCCAGCAGGGTCTGGCCCTTTTTGACCTCCTGGCCGGTGTGGTTCACCAGCAGGCGCTCGATGAAGCCCTCGGTCTTGGTGGTCACGGTGGCCAGCTTGGTTTCGTCCGCGGCCACCCGGCCCGTGGCCCGGATGAACACCTTGAAGGGCCTTTGCGTGGCCTGGGCCGTGGTGACGCCTATGAGCCTGGCCTGCTCCGGGGTGATCATGGCCATGGGGGGCATGGTCCCGGCCGGAGCGGCCCCGTGCCCGGCATGGCCTCCCGCCGGGGCAGCTGACTGGACGGCTGGAGCCCCGTGCCCGGAGTGGTCAGCGGACGGCGCGGGCTTGGTCGCAGGCGGCGCAGCCTGGTGGGCGG encodes:
- a CDS encoding PAS domain S-box protein, with product MTKRTSVSGVSRSWAALGAALLALGAFFAVFLFEEKTRIEAREEAELLSNTKTIEQLINSQITSLNALLATLSDDWARRESGQRLDERLAVLKTGLPGVRSFVLMDRHGNAVASSRAELRGSNFKNGESFRHIERTANPGALYISAPYTTVLGTYTINVARMVSGPLGEFDGVAMAVLDPEFFVPILNSVLSAPDMRANVLHSDGILFMNEPEFKEILGKNFALEGAFFTRHIASGNPTSIYSGPTRVTAEGRLIALRTVRPSGMLLDKYLVVTCSRSLSVIFAGWRWDLYRIGGSYLVLVLLGCWGMYAYQRRQREFAKHEELSAVKLQMALDAAKAGIWEWNLKTNENRWSDQLWGLYGLKHGDDEPSYDKWQSTIHPSDRERVCSEVSTAAATGSNIVIEWKVNLPDNQIRWLTSQGSPEYGQDGNITRYRGVVMDITERKRMESTLSQSRRDLRAVLDNMPSMIGSWDKNLRNRFANHAYYTWFGIDPETIPGMHIRDVIGEERYHLNLPYIEGVLAGVPQVFERAIPTPDGTSVLHSLAHYIPDIVDGQVLGFYALITDITTVKQAEEAMAASLKEKEVLLREIHHRVKNNLQIVSSLLSLQSQGGRAASVQDVLTESKGRIMSMALIHEQLYSSHDLSQIQVDVYLSQLLPRLLTTYSGKKDISLDLEFSPIALTLDQSIPFGLIVNELVTNALKHGFIGRDAGTIRVSTSVAEGAVAIVVEDDGVGLPEGFCLEAVETLGLQLVVILTDQLHGKLAIESASGTTFLLQFPLRAQGQ
- a CDS encoding HDOD domain-containing protein, translated to MPMSTVPIAELQIGSILSADVKSKQGRLLLVAGTRLEERHIKILKTWGVYEAPVNGAETGQEEPRTVQSSQAQQPPQAPQASPSPQEPKVDISVSDKACLAYSQCRFLLSKNPGPIDKLLMRRHFLKTKERVDSGQVRLKELTFAKCVAAAELPKMAALDPDRIISGNTQLASPPHVFREIIKALQDPKSSVSYLADVIAKDPALTARLLRIVNSPFYGQTQKIDTPARALLILGAKKLTSLAAGIAIMSVFEGIPQSVVNMELFWKHSLSCGVVCKLLALQVEPELEDSLFLAGMLHDIGKLVMLKDHAKHAALVLSASRQLAKPSYEIEKAVWGFTHADIGARLAEQWNFPTSLVNAIRFHHSHSSAADHHESDFVHLADHVACAMEIGSSGAWLFPPLLHVRLGRHAPSLNLLKAILPMAEQQTEEIVGLFLL
- a CDS encoding EAL domain-containing protein, whose protein sequence is MSAKHLDQCASTLIKSRVQHLEWLAKNTFEALQVAASMNNLNASVSTFKSPVTILQAATTRLKELITFDSYAFFLADKDSDLPLALCEPAENAGFFKGELDRLIDDGTIPDVLNNKGPLFKVKPKRNGSYLLHSVATTSRIRGLYIGDVGNRRKHIQDISLFSLTIVLNATASLLESYELYKMLRQANTKLKKKITNLRKEVALRKKTESSLVQSQRMLNLVMDNIPQSVFWKGTDLCYLGCNKNFAASVGYGDPSGVIGKTDQDLPFKPEEAARFQASDKRVIRENRCELDIQEPVTLADTSTRWLETNRVPMHDGQGRVIGVLGTSHDITERKAYDDQLSHLALHDALTGLPNRVLFFERLSWAMSRSKRNTQTRSCVLLMDMDRFKQINDAHGHLLGDRLLVELSKRISRCLRESDILSRLGGDEFTIMIEDIARDEDYTAIVERIVVEIEKPFNILGRVVYTSVSIGVVEDIAKYTNPEDILRDADIAMYAAKGFGGRRVEVYKESMHESVIRVTEMEHDLHYGFDHNEFSVVYQPIFSIPEHTLRGFEVLARWTHSKLGPIGPDVFIPLAEKTGLILELGAFVLHKACTDFSRWRAQFPEQSKGLYLSINLSARQLSNPDLVAEIKGILAANDIPPELINLEITESMVMQDPDNALAILRHLKQLGVGIFLDDFGTGYSSLSHLQKFPIDTLKIDKSFIFNLSGGKSMESTAIVRSILALGGSLGMQVVAEGIENISQRDSLVELGCTTGQGYLMSRPLPAEKVVSHMADM